One Defluviimonas sp. SAOS-178_SWC DNA window includes the following coding sequences:
- a CDS encoding 50S ribosomal protein L25/general stress protein Ctc, translated as MAGEIPDLIAEVRTGTGKGAARQARREGYVPGIVYGGGSDPLPINVNYYALLKKLKAGRFLSTLFNLKVEGQEDVRVICRGVQRDIVKDLPTHLDLMRLKRTSRINLFIHVTFENHEKAPGLKKGGTLTIVRPEVELEVTAGDIPDHITVDLTGREIGDVIHIGDIDLPKGATPTIHRNFVIANIAAPSGLRSADSEEAGAEEETEE; from the coding sequence ATGGCTGGTGAGATCCCCGATCTTATCGCCGAGGTACGGACGGGGACAGGCAAGGGGGCCGCTCGTCAAGCTCGTCGTGAGGGCTACGTACCCGGCATCGTTTACGGCGGCGGCAGCGATCCGCTTCCGATCAACGTCAACTACTACGCGCTTCTGAAGAAGCTGAAGGCAGGCCGGTTCCTGTCGACGCTCTTCAACCTCAAGGTCGAAGGCCAGGAAGACGTCCGCGTCATCTGCCGCGGCGTGCAGCGTGACATCGTGAAGGACCTTCCGACCCACCTCGACCTGATGCGGCTGAAGCGCACCTCGCGCATCAACCTCTTCATCCACGTCACCTTCGAGAACCACGAGAAGGCGCCGGGCTTGAAGAAGGGCGGCACGCTCACGATCGTGCGTCCGGAAGTCGAGCTGGAAGTGACCGCGGGCGATATCCCCGATCACATCACCGTCGACCTGACGGGGCGCGAAATCGGCGATGTCATCCATATCGGCGACATCGATCTGCCGAAGGGCGCGACGCCGACGATCCACCGCAACTTCGTCATCGCCAATATCGCCGCGCCCTCGGGCCTGCGTTCGGCGGACAGCGAAGAGGCCGGTGCCGAGGAAGAGACCGAGGAGTAA
- the pth gene encoding aminoacyl-tRNA hydrolase, with protein sequence MKLFVGLGNPGAKYAMNRHNVGFMAIDRIAGDHGFPAWRSKFQGAVSEGRLGSERVVLLKPMTFMNLSGQSVGEAMRFYKLDPGDVVVFHDELDLAPGKCRVKTAGGHAGHNGLRSLHQHIGDAYDRVRIGIGHPGHKDRVAPYVLSDFAKADQDWLDDLLRGMSEGAAALAQGDAARFMNAVALRTAPPRSSTSAKPDAAAKPAPEPETGPEARRSPLQRLLDRFS encoded by the coding sequence TTGAAACTCTTCGTCGGACTCGGAAATCCCGGCGCGAAATACGCGATGAACCGGCACAATGTTGGCTTCATGGCGATCGACCGGATTGCCGGGGATCACGGATTTCCGGCCTGGCGGAGCAAGTTCCAGGGGGCTGTCAGCGAAGGCCGGCTCGGCTCCGAGCGGGTTGTGCTGCTCAAGCCCATGACCTTCATGAACCTTTCCGGCCAGTCCGTCGGCGAAGCGATGCGGTTCTACAAGCTCGATCCGGGCGACGTCGTGGTCTTCCACGACGAACTCGACCTCGCCCCCGGCAAGTGCCGGGTCAAGACGGCGGGCGGCCATGCGGGCCATAACGGGCTGCGCTCGCTCCACCAGCATATCGGCGACGCCTATGACCGCGTCCGGATCGGCATCGGCCATCCCGGCCACAAGGACCGTGTCGCCCCCTATGTCCTGTCTGATTTCGCCAAGGCCGACCAGGACTGGCTCGACGATCTCCTGCGCGGGATGTCCGAGGGCGCGGCCGCGCTGGCCCAGGGCGATGCCGCGCGGTTCATGAACGCGGTCGCGCTTCGCACCGCGCCGCCGCGCTCCTCGACGAGCGCGAAACCGGACGCGGCCGCGAAGCCCGCGCCGGAACCGGAGACCGGGCCAGAGGCGCGCAGGTCTCCGCTGCAGCGGCTCCTCGATCGGTTCTCGTAG
- a CDS encoding serine hydrolase domain-containing protein, with protein MRKALWIALRVVAVVVLAAAVLGVWKREEIVRLMAVNSLFAEDKITANFSHMDRLFLTRPLSRGDRPVSSLPEGPALTLPEGAGGWIAARSVTALVVLKGGRLVHESYYRGTGPEDLRISWSVAKSFLSGLFGIVLAEGKIASLDEPVTRYAPTLAGSAYDGATIRHVLNMAAGVAFNEDYLDYGSDINRMGRVLALGGSMDGFAAGLTVRAAAPGTYWHYVSIDTHVLGMVIAGATGRDPAELLAERIIQPLGLEAEPYYLTDGDGTAFVLGGLNMRSRDYARFGQMILQKGEWQGRQIVPADWIDASTRPSAPGGALYGYQWWIPENADGDVMARGIYGQYIYISPRHDTVIVVNAADRGFEEPGVDAENVAMLQAIAAAR; from the coding sequence ATGAGAAAAGCCCTGTGGATCGCCTTGCGCGTGGTTGCCGTCGTCGTTCTGGCCGCCGCCGTCCTCGGCGTCTGGAAGCGCGAGGAGATCGTCCGGCTGATGGCGGTCAACTCGCTCTTTGCCGAAGACAAGATTACGGCGAATTTCAGCCATATGGACCGGCTGTTCCTGACCCGGCCCCTGTCGCGGGGCGACAGGCCGGTCTCGTCCCTGCCCGAGGGGCCGGCGCTGACCCTGCCCGAGGGCGCCGGCGGCTGGATCGCGGCGCGGTCGGTGACGGCGCTTGTCGTCCTCAAGGGGGGCCGCCTCGTCCATGAGAGCTATTACCGCGGCACCGGGCCGGAGGATCTGCGGATCTCGTGGTCGGTCGCGAAAAGCTTTCTGTCGGGGCTCTTCGGCATTGTCCTCGCCGAAGGCAAGATCGCCTCGCTCGACGAGCCGGTGACGCGCTACGCGCCGACGTTGGCGGGCTCCGCCTATGACGGGGCCACGATCCGCCATGTGCTCAACATGGCCGCCGGGGTGGCGTTCAACGAGGATTACCTCGACTACGGTTCCGACATCAACCGGATGGGCCGGGTGCTGGCGCTCGGAGGGTCGATGGACGGCTTCGCCGCCGGGCTGACAGTCCGTGCCGCCGCGCCCGGCACCTACTGGCACTATGTCTCGATCGACACGCATGTCCTTGGCATGGTGATCGCCGGCGCCACCGGCCGCGACCCGGCCGAACTTCTGGCGGAACGCATCATCCAGCCCCTCGGGCTTGAGGCGGAGCCGTATTACCTGACGGACGGCGACGGCACCGCCTTCGTCCTCGGCGGGCTCAACATGCGCTCGCGCGACTATGCGCGGTTCGGCCAGATGATCCTGCAAAAGGGCGAATGGCAGGGCCGGCAGATCGTGCCGGCGGACTGGATCGACGCCTCCACCCGGCCCTCGGCGCCGGGCGGCGCGCTTTACGGCTACCAGTGGTGGATCCCCGAGAACGCCGACGGAGACGTGATGGCGCGCGGCATCTACGGGCAGTATATCTATATCTCGCCGCGTCACGACACGGTGATCGTGGTCAATGCCGCCGATCGCGGGTTCGAAGAGCCCGGCGTGGATGCGGAAAACGTGGCGATGCTGCAAGCCATCGCCGCGGCAAGATAG
- a CDS encoding DUF2237 family protein, whose product MEKDPAINVLGGKLEPCSTAPLTGFFRDGHCNTCAEDRGSHTVCAVMTAEFLAYSKYVGNDLSTPRPEFGFAGVKPGESWCLCAGRFLQAHDEGCAPKLRLEATHRRATDIVPLEVLKLYAV is encoded by the coding sequence ATGGAGAAGGACCCGGCCATCAACGTCCTCGGCGGCAAGCTGGAGCCCTGCTCGACCGCACCGCTCACCGGATTCTTCCGCGACGGACATTGCAATACCTGCGCCGAGGACCGGGGCAGCCATACCGTCTGCGCGGTGATGACGGCGGAATTCCTCGCCTATTCGAAATATGTCGGCAACGATCTCTCGACGCCGCGCCCGGAATTCGGTTTTGCCGGCGTCAAGCCGGGCGAAAGCTGGTGCCTCTGCGCCGGGCGCTTCCTGCAGGCGCATGACGAAGGTTGCGCGCCGAAGCTGCGGCTCGAGGCGACGCATCGTCGCGCGACCGACATCGTGCCCCTCGAGGTTCTGAAGCTCTACGCCGTGTGA
- a CDS encoding helix-turn-helix transcriptional regulator yields MRDFLALAMVLVVQIVCAAFLLGGTLLTLLGIQHRPISWELKELLEIGAVLGLVAGAVVGIVVLKRSMRRQKRAEDQLRQVSGAFMELMQGRFRDWGLTSAERDVALFAIKGLSTHEIAVLRGTAEGTVKAQTNAIYRKSGVTGRPQLLSLFIEDLMDEGMMPPPVAAEADEAEPAPLLRAVG; encoded by the coding sequence ATGCGTGATTTTCTCGCCCTCGCGATGGTTCTGGTGGTGCAGATCGTCTGCGCGGCCTTCCTGCTCGGCGGCACGCTGCTGACGCTTCTCGGCATCCAGCACCGGCCGATCAGCTGGGAACTCAAGGAACTTCTTGAGATCGGTGCCGTCCTCGGCCTTGTCGCCGGCGCGGTCGTGGGCATCGTCGTCCTCAAGCGCAGCATGCGGCGCCAGAAACGGGCCGAGGACCAGCTGCGGCAGGTCTCAGGCGCCTTCATGGAGCTGATGCAGGGCCGGTTCCGCGATTGGGGTCTCACCTCGGCCGAGCGCGACGTGGCGCTTTTTGCGATCAAGGGGCTTAGCACCCATGAAATCGCCGTGTTGCGCGGCACTGCCGAGGGCACGGTCAAGGCACAGACCAACGCGATCTACCGCAAATCCGGGGTGACCGGCCGGCCGCAGCTTCTCAGCCTCTTCATCGAGGATCTGATGGACGAGGGGATGATGCCGCCCCCGGTTGCGGCAGAGGCCGACGAGGCGGAGCCCGCGCCGCTCCTGCGCGCGGTGGGCTGA